The genomic window ATGGCGTTGCCGGCATAGATCGGCCGCTCGAACGTGTCGGGCGAAACCACCTTGATGATTTCCGACACCTGCATCACGTCGAGCAGCGCGGCCACCCGCGGCATCACATTCTTGAATCGCGACGTGGCCGGCGCGACGAAGGCGTCATAGGCCGGCGCCAGCGCCACGATCAGCGCGGCCAGCGGTTCGGCGAGGTCGTGGGCGTAGGCCTCGCCTTCCGCCAGCAACACCTTCTTGACGCCGGCGAGCTTGGCGGCGGCCTCGGCGGCTGCCTTGGTACCCTCGCCGCCGGCGACCAGCACATCGACCTCGGCGCCCAA from Polyangia bacterium includes these protein-coding regions:
- a CDS encoding electron transfer flavoprotein subunit alpha/FixB family protein; the protein is MTTLLIAEHDRATLKDSTNKALTAAAQLGAEVDVLVAGGEGTKAAAEAAAKLAGVKKVLLAEGEAYAHDLAEPLAALIVALAPAYDAFVAPATSRFKNVMPRVAALLDVMQVSEIIKVVSPDTFERPIYAGNA